In Gouania willdenowi chromosome 15, fGouWil2.1, whole genome shotgun sequence, one DNA window encodes the following:
- the LOC114477167 gene encoding uncharacterized protein LOC114477167, producing the protein MALRETLLCLCSFAVVTLSAAQDGLSSNCNSQDEPFDRLSADLKMIVESGKMPPDWSLERTATLLLHMRNLTGILRYRLRECVGAEPKQCPEAEVPENGGLACVTFANRRYCKPMCNHGYDFGFLRRSRPFDECSHQTSYKWNSQYVGGNKLAVCNEAPVQVGGASTAYFAKDQDCLAVRSSSEFTNTILEDFKNEIKKDNIEGEPQGACLICG; encoded by the exons ATGGCTTTGAGGGAAACACTGCTTTGTCTCTGCTCTTTTGCAG tggTTACTTTATCTGCAGCTCAAGATGGACTTTCCTCGAACTGCAATTCACAAGATGAACCGTTTGACCGTCTGTCAGCTGATTTGAAG ATGATTGTAGAGTCGGGAAAAATGCCACCTGACTGGAGCTTGGAGCGGACAGCTACACTGCTGCTCCACATGAGGAATCTGACTGGTATTCTGCGCTACCGGCTGAGAG AATGCGTCGGAGCTGAGCCAAAGCAATGCCCTGAAGCTGAAGTACCTGAGAACGGAGGCCTAGCATGTGTGACCTTTGCTAACAGGCGCTATTGCAAACCTATGTGCAACCAC GGTTATGATTTTGGCTTTCTAAGAAGAAGTCGTCCGTTTGATGAATGTAGTCATCAAACATCGTATAAGTGGAACAGCCAATATGTAGGAGGAAACAAGCTAGCTGTATGCAATG agGCACCCGTTCAAGTCGGAGGAGCGAGTACGGCTTATTTTGCCAAAGATCAAGACTGTCTGGCAGTTCGGAGCAGCAGTGAGTTCACAAACACGATCCTGGAAGACTTCAAGAATGAGATAAAGAAAGACAACATTGAAGGAGAGCCGCAGGGTGCCTGTCTTATCTGTGGATAA